TCCGAATATCTTTCGGCCTGCGACATCTACGTGCAGCCCTCCGTGGACTTCGGCGGCGAGACCTTCCCCGTCTCCATCCTCAACGCCATGGCCGCCGGCAGGCCCGCCGTCGCCAGCGACGTGGGCGACATCCGCTACATGGTGCTCGACGGAGAAAACGGCATCCTGACAAAGGAGAAAAACGTCCGCTCGCTCACCGATGCACTCGAGACCCTCATCACGGATGCTCAGCGCCGCGTCGCGATGGGCGCGCGGGCGCGCGAGCTGTTCCTCGAACGATTCACCCTCGACACGATGATCGGCAATCTCGAACACGTGTACCGCGAAGTGCTCACCTCCAGGGGTGGGAAATCGAGTGCAGGGAGATAGCGGAAGAGAATAATCACAGGAGGAACGGAGGAAACGGAGGTTTTTTCTTCGGCCTTCGGCCGGCTTGCATATTGCGTCTGCGGCCTCGCCACTACGGTTTCACGGGAGATGACGGGAAGAGAATAATCACAGGAGGAACGGAGGAAACAGAGGTTTTTTCTTCGGCCTTCGGCCGGCTTTCATATTGCGTCTGCGGCCTCGCCACTACGGTTTCACGGGAGATGACGGGAAGAGAATAATCACAGGAGGAACGGAGGAAAGGGAGGTTTTTTCTTCGGCCTTCGGCCGTTCCTACTATGATTGTACTCTCCCGCTAGCTCACTGCGATCTCCCGAGATTAATCGAGAGACCGTGGAGGAAAGACGAGAGACGCACACTGAAAGACGGCCAGAGGTACATGAATTCCGGCCGAAGGCCGAAGAAAAAACCTCCCTTTCCTCCGTTCCTCCTGTGAAAAATCCCCCTTAGAACATCAAGACACGTCTTCGTCGTCCTCGTCTTCGACGTCGTCCTCATCGGTCGCTGAATTCACGGGGAATTCGGGATTGACGAAGTGCAGTATTTTTGCGATGCGTGTCACTTCCTCGGTGCGTCCGCTCTTCTGATACGCGAGGAAAAGATTGCGCCACATGCGCTCGAGAATTTCGCCGGGCTCGACGGGCGCCAGCATGGCGGACGTGAACTGTATGCCGTTCGAGGCCAGCAGCGAGCGGCACTGCTCCTGCGTGATGATCATGCCCGCGTTGAACGGATCAACAAAAAACATGCGCGTGCCGTCGTCGTACTGCACGAGGAAGTGCATGGGCATGCCGATGCCGTGCAACTGCAGGTCCAGGCGGCGTCCGACCAGCAGCATCACCACCGACAGCGTGATGGGGATGCCGCGGCGGAAATCGATCACCTTGTTGATGAAGCTGTTGTCGGGATTGTAGTAGTCGTGCTGATTGCCCGCGAAACCCAGTTCACTGAACAGGTACGAGCGCATTTTCATGAAGCGGTCGATGGGTGTGGCACGCATGCCGCCGAGCACGCGGATATCGGCGGCCATCTCGTTGAGCCGTCGACGGTAGGCCTCGGTGTCGATGTCGGGATACCCGTAGCGCGCGATGGTGAAGACACCCTCCTCGAGATCCGGCTGCACGGAGCGGTCGGCATAGAGCTGCCCGAGCCGGCGGAAAGTGAGCGTGAGGCGTATATCGTCGACCAGCTCGTCCACACGTTCGCGATGCAGACCGTGCAGCGCCGAGAGCGCGCGCAGCGGCGCGACAACCTCGTCGCCCAATTCGAGCAACCTGTCGCGGACGGCCTCCTGCACCGACGTTTGTGCGTCGTCGAGCAGCGAGAAAAGCGCCCAGAGTTCGCGGTCGCTAATGCGGTTCACAGGTATCGGTCGGTGAGTTTCTTTTTGAGAAAGTTGAACGCCTGTTTTGGCGTGTCGGCGAATTCAAAGAGTGACAGATCCTCTTTGCTGATGAGTCCCGCCTCAAGCAGTCCCTCAAAATTAAGAATCTTCTTCCAGAAATCGGAGCCGTAGAGCAGCACAAACACCTGCTTGCGCAGCTTGTCGGTCTGCACCAACGTGAGTGTCTCGAATAGTTCGTCGAGTGTGCCGAAGCCGCCCGGGAACACCACCAGCGCTTTCGCGGGATAGACGAACCAGAACTTTCGCATGAAGAAGTAGTGGAATTCGAGATTCAGTTCGGGCGGGATGTACGGATTCGGTTCCTGCTCGAAAGGCAGGGAGATGTTCAGCCCGACCGACTTGGCTCCGGCGAGCTGCGCGCCGCGGTTGGCGGCCTCCATGATGCCGGGTCCGCCACCGGAGGTGATCACGAAGCGGCCTTTTTTCGGCAGGCCGAGCGCCCACTTCGAAAGCAGGCGCGAGAGTTCCACCGCGTCGTCGTAATAGCGCGCCTGTTTGAGCAGCGTCTCGACCTTCTGCAATTCCTCGATGAGCCGCTTCGAACCGCCGCGGGATCCCGGCGTGTTCATGGCCTGCAGGAGTTCGGCCTTGCGCTCTTCCGCATGCTCGCGCGAGACGAGGCGCGCCGAGCCGAAAAAGACAATCGTGTCCTGAATCTGATTCTTGCGGAGCCGCTGCAGTGGTTCGAAGTACTCCGACAGCAGGCGTATGGGCCGCGCGTCGGGGCTGTTGAGAAAATCGAGATTCTTGTAGGACTTGGTTGTGAATTTGGTCGGTGCCATGGGCGCGGTTTCAGGTGGCGTCGAAACTTCCTCCATCCACGGGAAGTGTGTGCCCGGTAATATACTGCGAGCCCTGTGCGAGAAAAAGAACCGCGGATGCGATATCGGCGGGTGTGGCGTAGCGCTGCATGGGGATACGTTCGGCGGCGACGGTCTGCGCCTCGTCCTCGTCCGGAAACAGGATGATGCCGGGTGCGACGGCGTTCACGCGCACGTCGGGCGCGAGGGCTTTGGCGAGCGCCCGTGTCAACATCACCTGGCCCGCCTTCGACACGTTGTACGGGATATGCGTGACCCAGGGCGCGAAGGCCCCTCCCGACGCGATGTTCACCACCGCGCCGTGTGTCGCGCGTAACATCGGCGCGCAGGCCTGCGTGAGGAAAAACACGGCGCGTGTGTTCACGATCTGCGCCAGGTCCCACTGCTCAGGAGTGACATCCTCGAAACGCGCGACCGGAAACACACCCGCGTTATTCACAAGCAGATCGAGTCGCGGCACGGATGAGCGTATCTCGTCCGCGATGCCGCGGATATCATCGATGCTGCTCAGGTCGCCGTGCACGGTCCATACCCTGCGGCCGAGGGTCTCGATCTGTGCCGCGATGTCGGCGAGTGCGTCGGTGCTGGTATTGGCGTGAAGAACTATATCATATCCCGCCTCCGCAAGCGCGAGCGCGAGCGAGCGCCCGAGGCGGCGGCCGGATCCGGTGACACAGGCGATGCGAGTTTCCGTGCTCATGGTACTACCTCCATGCTTGGAGCGGGTCCGAGCACCGTTGCAGGGATGGTCGCGGTGCCGCTCTCGACTGCCAGTGCTGTTCCTGCGTCCACGTGTGCCACACGGACGCGTGCAAGTGCGTACAGGCCCTCGGCCACCGCTTCCGGAGCCACGGATGTCAGGTACCCCGCGTCGGCGCCCGATGCTGTAAGTCGGTCGCCCGCGCGCGGCGTGGCGGCGCCCGCGTCGAGAAGCACGCGACAGAGCAGGCGCTGCACCTTGCCGTAGCTGTCGAGCCGCGCGATGACTTCCTGGCCGATGTAGCAGCCCTTGGTGAGACTCACCGCCGCCGCCGCACCCGATTCAAAGGGATGAGCGGTCTCGTCCAGTTCCCCGTTCCACGAGGGATAGCCGTGTTGAATACGCCACTGTTCGAAGTCGGCCTCGTCCGCCTCGGCGAGTCCCGCGTCCTCATACAATGCGCGAGCAGTCGCCTCGGCGCCGTCCGCGGGCAGGATCAGGCGCAGACCCGGCGCCTGCACGCTCGCGTGGCGAAGCCACAGCGCGCCGGACAGCGCGGGATGTGCCGCGCAGTATCCGAGATTCGGAGCCGTTTCTCCGATACCTGCGGGCAGCGTGCCGTCGGCCGCGGGAGTGATCTCGAACTGCCTGTATGAGGAGGAGATGTCGCTGTACACGACGTCCTCCATGATAGTGTATTTTTCGAGCCAGGCGACAATGCGCGCGGCGCGTCCTGGCGAGACGAGCAGCAGCGTCTCGTCGTGCGATACGGTCGCGGCCAGCACGGCGTCGATCACGCGCGCCTTTTCGGTGACAAGCAGGGTCTCGCGCGCCTCGCCTTCATGCAACGCCACAAGCGCCTGTGTCGAGAGGCGGTTGAGCAGCTCGGGAAACTCGGCGCCTCGCGCGGCGATGACGCCGTGTGAAGGCAGCGCCCGCGCGAAGGGCGGCCGGGTCATCGCGCCGCGACGAATCCCGGCGCCGTGGCCTGCGCCGCCGTCTGCATCGCGCCGACAAGTTCCTGTATGTCGTCGATGCCTTCACGTGTGCAATACGCGGCCATGCCTTCCGCGATTTTTGCGCCCGCGTCCGGATCGCGGAAATTCGCCGTGCCCACCTGAACGGCGGTGGCGCCCACGAGGAGAAATTCGATCGCGTCTTCCCAGGTCATGATGCCGCCGATGCCGACGATGGGAATTTTTACCGCGCGCGCCGTCTCGTACACCTTGGCCAGCGCCACTGGTTTGATGGCGGGACCGGAGAGTCCGCCCGTGATGGTCGAGAGTTTGGGACGCCGCGTGCGCACGTCCACCGCGAGGCCCACAAGGGTGTTGATGAGCGACACCGCGTCGGCGCCCTCGTCTTCACATGCCTGCGCAAATTCTGAGATGCGCGTGACGTTCGGCGTGAGCTTGATGATGAGCGGCTTGGTGGTGCGCGGACGCAGCGCGCGTGTGATCGCCGCGGTCATGTCGCACTTGGTGCCGAAGTTGAGTCCGCCGTCCTTGACGTTCGGGCAGGAAACGTTGATCTCGTATCCGTCCACGCCCTCCTCGCCGTCCACGCGTTCGAGCACTTCCACGTACTCGTCGATGGAACTGGCAGCGATGTTGACGATGATCGTGGTGTCGAGCGTGCGCAGGAAGGGCAGCTTGTCCGACACGAAGGCCTCGACGCCCACGTTTGCGAGGCCGATGGAATTGAGCATGCCGCTCGCGGTCTCGGCGATGCGTGTCGGCGCGTTGCCCTGCCGCGGCAGCTTGCTGACGGATTTTGTTACGATGCCGCCCAACTTCGAGAGCGTGGTGTAGGCGGACACTTCGTTGCCGTAGCCGAAGGTGCCCGACGCCACGAGGACGCGGTTTTTCAGCGTGAGGGATCCGATTGTGCAGGCGGTATTCATGCGTGGAACTCGTGGAATATGATGTCGCGCGAATCAAAACACGGACCGTCGGTGCATACCAGCGCGTATTTCCTCTCCCCTTCAACACGCTCGATCGGGCAGCCCTGGCAGATGCCGACGCCGCAGGCCATTTCCGACTCGAGCGACAATTCGCAGGGGATGCCGTACGTGGACGCGAAGTCCTGCGTCGCGCGGAGCATGGCGTTGGGTCCGCAGGCGAAGATGCGCGGCGCGGGCGCCTCGTGTGTCTCGAGCCACTGCGCGAGACAGCCGATCACTGTGCCGTGAAATCCTTCGCTGCCGTCGTCGGTCGCGACATGCAGGTTGTCGAGTCCGTCGCGCACCACGCGTGAGGCCGAACGCGCGCCCAGGAAAGTCTGTACCGCGCGTCCCTCCGCGCGGAGCTGCGCGGTCAACAGCGGGAACGGCGCGACGCCAATGCCGCCGGCCACGATCAGCGCGGTCTCGAAGTCCTTTGTGTACCCGAAGGTGTTGCCGAGCGGACCCAACACGCCGATCGTTTCGCCCGCGCGTTTTGCGGCAAGTATGCCCGTGCCCTTTCCGACCACGGAAAAAAGGATCTCGCACTCCTCTTCCACGATGTTCGAGATGCTGTACGGCCTGCGCAGTAACGGATCGCTCAGATCGCTCACGAGGATGTTGAGGAATTGTCCTGGCTTGAGGGCCGCGGCGAGGTCGGGGGCATGGAAGCGCAGCGCGTACGTCTCATCCGCCACGGGGCGTATGGAAGTGACGCGCATCGCGCGGTTCACTGGTGTCATTTTCCTTTCCCTGGAGGGGGCTGTGTGGGCGGAGGTGGAACGGGCTGCTGCAGCGGCACGCTGAGCGGCTGATTGTCGGTATCGCCACCCGACGAAGGCGGCTGTGTGCCCGGCGCCTGCGGCGGTTGTGCTCCCGGATCGGACGCGCCGGGGAGGGGCGTGTCGCCCTGCGTGCCGGGTTTGCCCGGTGCATCGGGCACTGCCTGTTTCTTGGGTTTGTCTTCCGGCAGATTCAGCGGGAAGTCCTCGTCCTTGGTCGGATCGTGTTTCCGCTGGAAACGCAGCGTGGTGGTGTCGCGATGTGTGACAACCTGCGGCACTTTCTTCGCCTCGCGCTCCTTGCGCAGTTCTTCCTCGCGTTTCTTTTCTTCTTCCTTGCGGATGCGTTCGGCTTCGTCGGTCTTGATTCTGTCGATCGACGCGAGCACGTCCTTCGCCCGCTGCGTGTACTTCGATGCGGGATGCTGCAGCACCATGCGGCGATAGATCGCGAGCGCCGAATCACCCTTGCCCGGCGTCTCCTCGAGCACCATCGCGATCGCGAGCTGCGCGCGCACGGACTCGTCGCTGTGCGGGTAATTCTGGCGCATGCGCTCGAGCGACGCGAGCCCGTCGGCCGTGGCGCGCTGTTCGAGCAGCGTCGCGCCGCGTTCGTAGGCCTCGCGATACACGGTAAGCGAATCTTTTGCGACGGGCATCCCGCGCGCGAGCATCAGTGTGCGCGCGAAACGTGTCTCGGGCAGTTTGGTGATAAGCCGGTCCTCGTACTCGCGCGCCTGTATGGTGTCGCCTGAGCGGCGCGCGATGGCGGCCATCGTGTACAGCGCATTTGCAAGCACGGTGTCGGGCAGAGAGCCGTCGAGCGCGAGCCGGTAATAATATGCGGCGGAATCCAGATCGCCGACTTTGTCGAACAGCACCCAGCCGACATCCATGCGTGATATGGAAAGCACACGCAGGACGGAGTCGGGCGGAACCGTGCGCAAATTTACGCGTCGATACAAGGGTTGCACGCCGGCCGGGGCCTGAGGCACACCGCCAGCACCCATGGGCGACACGGCCAGTGTGCCGCTCGTCGGCGGTGCCGAGGGATTGATACGGCCGCTGTTGCGTCCGTGCGGCCTGCGCCGTGAGATGCGCTCCTGATACCGCTGATCCTCGCTCAGCGCGCTGCCGCCGCTCTGTTTCAATTCGGTGCGGGCCACGCTGTCGGCTATTGCACGAACGGAATCGCGCGCCGTGAGAGAGTCGGGGTACAACACATAGAACAGCAGCGTGTCGAGTTCGAACATGCGGTTGCGCAGCTTGCGATACTCGCCGAGCTGATCCGCGCGCCTGCCGCCGAGCGTCGAGGCGGGGATGCCCGGATACGCGGTGCGTGCTGCGCTGTAATACTCGAAAGCCTTGTCGTAGTTCTTGCCCTTGGTTTCGTACATCTTGCCGAGAGCGTAGGCGGCTTCGGCCGATTCCGGACGCTGACGGAACGTGGTGTCGACATAGCGGTACTGGTCCACGGCCGCGGGAATTTCATCCACCGTCTCGTACAAGCGGCCGATCTCCATCTGCAACTGCCCGTCGTATTCGATGTAGGTGGGATTGTCGAGCATGTCGACCAGCGTGTTCACCGCGTCGTCGATGCGGCCCATCTCGCGCGCGAGACGCGCATAGTTCAGTTCCGCAAAAAACAGCACATCGCGGTCGCCGTTCGAACGGGCCAGTGCGCGGTACGCGTCGAGCGCGCCGGCGCGGTCGCCGCTTTTTTCGAGTTCACGCGCGAGCGAGAGATAAAGCTGCACACGTTCGTCGGAGGTGGACTGCAGTTCGGTGCCCTTGCGGTAACTCTCCACCGCCTTCTGCGACTGGCGCAACGCGAGATACATGTCGCCCAGGGACAGGTAGGCCTGCAGCGCCACGGCGGGTTCGTCCTGCCGCGCCGCCTCATCGATGGAGGCGTTCAACTGCTTCTCGGCATCGTCGAACAGATCCATCATCATCGAATTTTTTCCGAGCCACAACATCGCTTCCGCGCGGAGGGGACTCTCGGGAAAACCATCGATGAGTTCGTTGAATTTGCGTTCGGCCTTTGTGTATTCCTGCTTGTAGAAGTAGGCCTTGCCGATGAGCAGCAGCGCGTTATCGACCCACTTGCTCTTTTTATAGTCCACCAGAATGCGTGAACACTTGGCGATCACCTTGTCGAGATTCTCGAGCGCTGTCGCGGGCACACCCACGCCCTGCATGCCCCGCTGCTTGGTCATCGACAGTATCGGTGCGCCCATGCCGGGCTGCATCGGTGGACGCATACGCGCGCCATCGGGCGACGGCGGTACCTCACCCGCGTCGGAAGGTGTGGAGACGGCTCCGTCGGGCGCAACCACGCCGTGCATGACGGGAGCCGCGGGATTCATCAACGGATCCACATCCTCGCCGGGCACGGAGAGCTGTGTGATCGACGTGTTGTCGACCAGTTTTTTCTCCTTGCGTATCTCCGTCTCCGCTTCCGCGAACAACTTCGACGCGTTGTAATACGTGTTGAAGAAGCCCGTGGCATTCTGATACTTGGTCTGTGTAAAATCCCAGACGGCGCAACCGGAAAGGAGCCCGGCCGCCATCACGGCGGTTACACACGGGAAAACGAGTCGTGTCACGAATCGGAGCGCTATCACTTGCGGGAACTCATCATGGAGCAGGCAAATTAGGCCCTCCACCCCCTGTGAAGCAAGGCAGGCGGAATTTTTGACTCTCCCCGCATCGTAGACCGACGCATGTCACAGATCCGGCGATGGGAAATAGGAAGCATCCCCTCTCGAATTGGTGCGGGAAGGGATGGAGCAACACGACGCCGCGGAGGCGCCGTATCTACTACACACACCCGTTTATTCGACGGGGGCGGCTGCCCGGGACTGCGGAGGCACAACAAAGAACTCGGCGCCGTCAAGATGCTCCCACATCTTGTCGTCGGCGTTCTCCGTCTGCAGTTTCTTCGAGCGGAACAGGGTGAGGATGAGTACGATAAGCTTTTTCATAATGAACCTGAGTGAAACACAGTCAAGTTCATATTACGCAATAACCCTGCCAGAAGATTTTTGTTGAATCAGCGCCCGTAAATCCATGAAAATGAAACAGAGTGTTGCATTTTCTTCATTCGTTGTGGAATTGTTTCCACGGGCCGTCAAAATGCCGACAGTGAAATTGCTGTCGTTAACGCTTCCATGACACCGTAAAACCTGTGGGTTTTTCGTGATTTCCAGTGCTCGTCCGGACGGGTGCCCAAATCGTCCTACTGCCCTATCACCCGTTGATACACTTCCTCGTAGCGGGGAACAACAAGAGCCGTGTCGTACACTTCGACGGCACGTGTCCTGGCCGCTTTCGAAAACAGCTCGTACTTCTGCGCGTTTTGCAGAAGATCGACGGCGTACTTTGCCATACGATCCACATCGCCCATTTCCGCGATGTAGCCGGTCTGGGAATGGATGTTCACCTCGGGTATGCCGCCGGTGCTGGACGAAATAACCGGGAGGCCGCACGACATGGCTTCGAGGGCTGAAAGCCCGAAACTTTCGGACTGGCTCGGCAGGAGAAAGAGATCCGATGCCGCGAGAATTTCCACAATCGCATCCTGTTTGCCGAGGAAACGCACATCTACCTCTATTCCCAGTTCGCGCGAAAGAGTCTCGCATTCATGCCTGTCTGGACCGTCTCCCACGAGCAGCAGTTTCGAAGGGACTTTTTCCCGCACGAGTTTGAACACGCGTATCACATCGGTGACACGTTTCACAGGCCGGAAGTTCGATGTGTGCACGAGGATCTTTTCCCCGTTCGGCGCTATGTGCGAGCGGAAGGCGCACGATGCGCTCGGAGCATATTCCACCGAGTTTATAAAGTTCGGAATGATGTCGATGTCTTTCTCGATGGAATAATTCGTGAGTGTTTTTTCCTTGAGGAAGCGCGACACGGCCGTCACGGCGTCACTCTGTTGTATCGAGAATCGCATCAGCGGGAGGAAGGACGGTTCGAGTCCGACGAGAGTGCTGTCGGTGCCGTGCAGGGTCGTAACGAGTTTCACCGCGTCGCGTCCCACGATCTCGCGCGCCAGATAGCCGCTGACGGCATGGGGGATGGCGTAGTGCACGTGCAGCACGTCGAGCTTCTGGTATTGTGTCACTTCCACAAGTTTGCTGGCGAGCGCGAGCGAGTACAGATTGAAGTCGAACAGCGGATACGTGCTCTGTTCCACCGCGTGGAAGAAAATGTTCTCGTAGAAGTGGGTCAGCCGGAACGGCGACGCGTAGCTGACGAAGTGCACCTCGTGCCCCCGTTGTGCGAGGGCGATGCCGAGTTCCGTGGCGACAACACCGCTGCCGCCGTAGGTGGGATAACAGGTAATACCGATTTTCATGGAGTGTGCGTGCTTGATGGGGGTGTTGTCACAGGAGGAACCGAGGAAGGTAGACTTTTCCTGACGGTTTCTCTCTGGAAACGCGCGGAGCGGGGATGCGGCAAGCGGATCGGCATGACGCACCTGTGCAACGTTTCTTTGTGCAGCGTGAATTGCTACGTTGCAATATACGGCCCCGTGTCATCAATGTCGCCGCGGCCGCGAAGATCGAATGGAAGACAGACCGACGGA
The sequence above is a segment of the Ignavibacteriota bacterium genome. Coding sequences within it:
- the bshA gene encoding N-acetyl-alpha-D-glucosaminyl L-malate synthase BshA, which encodes MKIGITCYPTYGGSGVVATELGIALAQRGHEVHFVSYASPFRLTHFYENIFFHAVEQSTYPLFDFNLYSLALASKLVEVTQYQKLDVLHVHYAIPHAVSGYLAREIVGRDAVKLVTTLHGTDSTLVGLEPSFLPLMRFSIQQSDAVTAVSRFLKEKTLTNYSIEKDIDIIPNFINSVEYAPSASCAFRSHIAPNGEKILVHTSNFRPVKRVTDVIRVFKLVREKVPSKLLLVGDGPDRHECETLSRELGIEVDVRFLGKQDAIVEILAASDLFLLPSQSESFGLSALEAMSCGLPVISSSTGGIPEVNIHSQTGYIAEMGDVDRMAKYAVDLLQNAQKYELFSKAARTRAVEVYDTALVVPRYEEVYQRVIGQ
- a CDS encoding LOG family protein, translated to MAPTKFTTKSYKNLDFLNSPDARPIRLLSEYFEPLQRLRKNQIQDTIVFFGSARLVSREHAEERKAELLQAMNTPGSRGGSKRLIEELQKVETLLKQARYYDDAVELSRLLSKWALGLPKKGRFVITSGGGPGIMEAANRGAQLAGAKSVGLNISLPFEQEPNPYIPPELNLEFHYFFMRKFWFVYPAKALVVFPGGFGTLDELFETLTLVQTDKLRKQVFVLLYGSDFWKKILNFEGLLEAGLISKEDLSLFEFADTPKQAFNFLKKKLTDRYL
- a CDS encoding SDR family oxidoreductase is translated as MSTETRIACVTGSGRRLGRSLALALAEAGYDIVLHANTSTDALADIAAQIETLGRRVWTVHGDLSSIDDIRGIADEIRSSVPRLDLLVNNAGVFPVARFEDVTPEQWDLAQIVNTRAVFFLTQACAPMLRATHGAVVNIASGGAFAPWVTHIPYNVSKAGQVMLTRALAKALAPDVRVNAVAPGIILFPDEDEAQTVAAERIPMQRYATPADIASAVLFLAQGSQYITGHTLPVDGGSFDAT
- a CDS encoding tetratricopeptide repeat protein, yielding MTRLVFPCVTAVMAAGLLSGCAVWDFTQTKYQNATGFFNTYYNASKLFAEAETEIRKEKKLVDNTSITQLSVPGEDVDPLMNPAAPVMHGVVAPDGAVSTPSDAGEVPPSPDGARMRPPMQPGMGAPILSMTKQRGMQGVGVPATALENLDKVIAKCSRILVDYKKSKWVDNALLLIGKAYFYKQEYTKAERKFNELIDGFPESPLRAEAMLWLGKNSMMMDLFDDAEKQLNASIDEAARQDEPAVALQAYLSLGDMYLALRQSQKAVESYRKGTELQSTSDERVQLYLSLARELEKSGDRAGALDAYRALARSNGDRDVLFFAELNYARLAREMGRIDDAVNTLVDMLDNPTYIEYDGQLQMEIGRLYETVDEIPAAVDQYRYVDTTFRQRPESAEAAYALGKMYETKGKNYDKAFEYYSAARTAYPGIPASTLGGRRADQLGEYRKLRNRMFELDTLLFYVLYPDSLTARDSVRAIADSVARTELKQSGGSALSEDQRYQERISRRRPHGRNSGRINPSAPPTSGTLAVSPMGAGGVPQAPAGVQPLYRRVNLRTVPPDSVLRVLSISRMDVGWVLFDKVGDLDSAAYYYRLALDGSLPDTVLANALYTMAAIARRSGDTIQAREYEDRLITKLPETRFARTLMLARGMPVAKDSLTVYREAYERGATLLEQRATADGLASLERMRQNYPHSDESVRAQLAIAMVLEETPGKGDSALAIYRRMVLQHPASKYTQRAKDVLASIDRIKTDEAERIRKEEEKKREEELRKEREAKKVPQVVTHRDTTTLRFQRKHDPTKDEDFPLNLPEDKPKKQAVPDAPGKPGTQGDTPLPGASDPGAQPPQAPGTQPPSSGGDTDNQPLSVPLQQPVPPPPTQPPPGKGK
- a CDS encoding dihydroorotate dehydrogenase → MNTACTIGSLTLKNRVLVASGTFGYGNEVSAYTTLSKLGGIVTKSVSKLPRQGNAPTRIAETASGMLNSIGLANVGVEAFVSDKLPFLRTLDTTIIVNIAASSIDEYVEVLERVDGEEGVDGYEINVSCPNVKDGGLNFGTKCDMTAAITRALRPRTTKPLIIKLTPNVTRISEFAQACEDEGADAVSLINTLVGLAVDVRTRRPKLSTITGGLSGPAIKPVALAKVYETARAVKIPIVGIGGIMTWEDAIEFLLVGATAVQVGTANFRDPDAGAKIAEGMAAYCTREGIDDIQELVGAMQTAAQATAPGFVAAR
- a CDS encoding dihydroorotate dehydrogenase electron transfer subunit — protein: MRVTSIRPVADETYALRFHAPDLAAALKPGQFLNILVSDLSDPLLRRPYSISNIVEEECEILFSVVGKGTGILAAKRAGETIGVLGPLGNTFGYTKDFETALIVAGGIGVAPFPLLTAQLRAEGRAVQTFLGARSASRVVRDGLDNLHVATDDGSEGFHGTVIGCLAQWLETHEAPAPRIFACGPNAMLRATQDFASTYGIPCELSLESEMACGVGICQGCPIERVEGERKYALVCTDGPCFDSRDIIFHEFHA